Proteins found in one Panicum hallii strain FIL2 chromosome 4, PHallii_v3.1, whole genome shotgun sequence genomic segment:
- the LOC112889559 gene encoding 26.2 kDa heat shock protein, mitochondrial-like, with protein MASAAVVNGAPLANYLKELPAAPSAFEKPVASALRLLNTQGGGDDDTSEKPSGKDTVDGRLALDLSVPKRFSTGALDLFGEPSKLLELLALTEHGGAASGTGLSGHGWWVSKEDDDAVQLKVAMPGLGKEHVKVSAEKNILVIKGEGDKDPEDRKGPALYTRRFQLPAEAFKMDQIKAEMNNGVLKVTVPKIKAEERKDVFQIKVE; from the exons ATGGCTTCCGCCGCCGTCGTCAACGGGGCCCCGCTGGCCAACTACCTCAAGGAGctccccgccgcgccgtccgcgtTCGAGAAGCCCGTCGCCTCCGCCCTCCGCCTCCTCAACACccagggcggcggcgacgacgacaccTCCGAGAAGCCCAGCGGCAAGGACACCGTCGACGGCCGCCTCGCGCTCGACCTCTCCGTCCCCAAGCGCTTCTCCACAG GCGCCCTGGACCTGTTCGGCGAGCCGTCCAAGCTGCTCGAGCTGCTGGCGCTGACGGAGCACGGCGGTGCGGCGTCCGGGACCGGCCTCTCCGGGCACGGGTGGTGGGTGTcgaaggaggacgacgacgcggTGCAGCTGAAGGTGGCGATGCCGGGGCTGGGGAAGGAGCACGTCAAGGTGTCCGCGGAGAAGAACATCCTGGTGATCAAGGGCGAGGGCGACAAGGATCCCGAGGACCGCAAGGGCCCGGCGCTGTACACCCGCCGCTTCCAGCTCCCCGCAGAGGCCTTCAAGATGGACCAGATCAAGGCAGAGATGAACAACGGCGTGCTCAAGGTGACCGTTCCCAAGATCAAGGCCGAGGAGCGCAAGGACGTGTTCCAGATCAAGGTCGAGTAG
- the LOC112889680 gene encoding tuliposide A-converting enzyme 1, chloroplastic-like — protein sequence MASRDAAADEVAIELLPFIRLYKSGRVERLIDNDTVPASPHDAATGVVSKDVTIDPATGVSVRLYLPPAAGAGAKLPIVVYFHGGGFMVESADSVPYHRYLNALAARAGAVAVSVDYRRVPEHRLPAAYDDSWAALAWAVAAACGAAPSGGSEPEPWLAEHGDPSRVFLAGDSAGANIAHNVAMRAGAEGRPAIRGVLLVHPYFWDASGAMGPELEERIRREWRFMTGNPDARMDDPRLSPTSAGAPSLALLPVARVLVAVAGEDFLAPKGRAYHAALLASGWRGEAELEDTPGEDHVFHLRQPGTAAAEELMDRVVAFMARA from the coding sequence ATGGCTTCCCGCGACGCTGCCGCCGACGAGGTCGCCATCGAGCTCCTGCCGTTCATCCGCCTCTACAAGAGCGGCCGCGTCGAGCGCCTCATCGACAACGACACGGTCCCGGCCTCCCCCCACGACGCTGCCACCGGCGTGGTCTCCAAGGACGTCACCATCGACCCCGCCACCGGCGTCTCCGTCCGCCTGTACCTGCCGCcagcggccggcgccggcgccaagCTGCCCATCGTCGTGTacttccacggcggcggcttCATGGTCGAGTCGGCCGACTCCGTCCCGTACCACCGCTACCTCAACGccctcgccgcgcgcgccggcgccgtcgcGGTGTCCGTGGACTACCGCCGCGTGCCGGAGCACCGGCTCCCCGCGGCCTACGACGACTCGTGGGCGGCGCTCGCGtgggccgtcgccgccgcctgcggcgccgcgccgtccggGGGCTCGGAGCCGGAGCCGTGGCTGGCCGAGCACGGGGACCCCTCACGCGTGTTCCTGGCCGGGGACAGCGCGGGCGCCAACATCGCGCACAACGTCGCCATgcgcgccggcgccgagggGCGCCCGGCGATCCGGGGCGTGCTGCTGGTGCACCCCTACTTCTGGGACGCGTCGGGCGCCATGGGGCCCGAGCTGGAGGAGCGCATCCGCCGCGAGTGGCGGTTCATGACCGGGAATCCCGACGCCCGGATGGACGACCCGCGGCTGTCCCCGACGTCCGCGGGGGCGCCGTCGCTGGCGCTGCTGCCGGTCGCGCGCGTGCTGGTGGCCGTGGCGGGGGAGGACTTCCTGGCGCCAAAGGGGCGGGCGTACCACGCGGCGCTGCTGGCCAgcgggtggcgcggcgaggccgagcTGGAGGACACCCCGGGGGAGGACCACGTCTTCCACCTCCGGCAGCCGGGGACGGCGGCCGCCGAGGAGCTGATGGATCGTGTGGTGGCTTTCATGGCTCGTGCTTGA
- the LOC112888447 gene encoding uncharacterized protein LOC112888447: MVRGLAPAPALRGRTAAAARWCTCRRVAVAVCLGNLAAALLVARALYAPGTFASATKRGEAKYSREQVRWVEESIRIRRAAEPAELIEAVKKLRKAFAREEKRRKELPLELKQKVSREILQRLRDLGENRNTTEQREAMESWRVEKLKYIRSSSTQNLSNFGLSSDESRMLKRALDFNWRMLLEDIGLWIPTTVYHIEHDDKPENEQEEEEIVPGPPLPPECNAELHTDYGGTAVRWGLTHHKENAADCCQACIDQAKRAKPGALKCNIWVYCPSEFGCYSPDKYEHKHQECWLKQADHPKLNFKDRYSEPYRDSHPTAPVVVPWMSGVFSA; encoded by the exons ATGGTGAGGGGcctggcgccggcgccggcgctccGTGGCCGCACGGCCGCTGCGGCGAGGTGGTGCACCTGCcggcgcgtcgccgtcgccgtctgcCTGGGCAACCTCGCCGCCGCGCTGCTCGTGGCCCGCGCGCTCTACGCGCCCGGCACCTTCGCCTCTGCAACCAAGC GCGGGGAGGCGAAGTATTCCAGGGAGCAGGTGAGGTGGGTGGAGGAGTCGATCCGGattcgccgcgccgccgagcCCGCCGAGCTCATTGAAGCG GTGAAGAAGCTGCGCAAGGCATTTGCGAGGGAAGAGAAGAGGCGGAAGGAGCTGCCGCTCGAGCTGAAGCAGAAAGTTTCGCGTGAGATTTTGCAGAGGCTGCGTGATTTGGGGGAGAATCGCAATACCACCGAACAACGAG AAGCTATGGAATCATGGCGTGTTGAGAAGCTTAAGTATATCAGAAGTTCATCTACTCAGAATTTATCAAATTTTGGCCTCTCCAGTGATGAATCAA GAATGTTAAAGCGAGCCTTGGATTTTAATTGGCGAATGCTATTGGAGGATATTGGTCTTTGGATACCTACCACTGTCTATCATATTGAACATGATGACAAGCCAGAGAATGAACAAGAAG AAGAAGAGATAGTACCTGGTCCACCTTTGCCCCCTGAATGCAATGCTGAACTGCATACTGATTATGGTGGCACCGCTGTTAGATGGGGCTTAACACACCACAAAGAAAATGCTGCAGATTGCTGTCAAGCTTGTATAGATCAGGCTAAGAGGGCTAAGCCAGGAGCTTTGAAGTGCAATATTTGGGTTTACTGTCCATCTGAGTTTGGATGCTACTCGCCAGACAAATATGAACACAAACATCAAGAATGCTGGTTGAAACAG GCTGACCACCCTAAATTAAACTTCAAAGACCGGTACTCTGAGCCGTACAGAGATTCTCATCCGACTGCCCCTGTAGTTGTGCCATGGATGTCTGGTGTTTTCAGTGCATGA
- the LOC112889941 gene encoding uncharacterized protein LOC112889941 gives MADVSGDGFGGRRPLGLLANARKRKDGFVQLFLMAGIFMMSLRSLGQKHRLRDLADDAADLRRERDDLSLRMRRLQDALRREADADASGALASHLRRIFAAHPAPATAAAEDQ, from the coding sequence ATGGCGGACGTCAGCGGCGACGGCTTCGGGGGCCGGCGCCCGCTGGGGCTGCTGGCGAACGCGAGAAAGCGGAAAGACGGGTTCGTGCAGCTGTTCCTGATGGCGGGCATCTTCATGATGAGCCTGCGGTCCCTGGGCCAGAAGCACCGCCTCCGCGACCTCGCCGACGACGCCGCCGACCTCCGCCGCGAGCGCGACGACCTCTCCCTCCGCATGCGCCGCCTCCAGGACGCGCTCCGCCGCGAAGCCGACGCCGACGCGTCCGGCGCCCTCGCGTCCCACCTCCGCCGCATCTTCGCCGCACACCCCGCcccggccaccgccgcggcgGAGGACCAGTAG
- the LOC112889686 gene encoding probable carboxylesterase 7 — MASRTRSCTRCLASLVLPFLFFTSLLYLSTRQPVLDIAVREEAAGGRMRLIVDRAAAAVEANATVTITTDAVAQASGSSAVATEDGDGSFLTDAPPASGDANVTRDKVQVSVSDVAAVATEDGDAKVVTDAPPASGAAAGDEVRTDELRASDDAATAGSSANVDDDAVVFDFRPYVLVYKSGRVHRFHGTETVPPGVDALTGVASKDVAFGTDTGVSARLYLPPKSRRGEKKKKKLPVLLYFHGGAFVIESPSSPLYHAFLNILVHKAGAVAVSVNYRLAPEHPLPAAYDDAWAALQWTVSSCLSGPEPWLADHGDATRIFLAGDSAGGNIAHNLAVRAGARRPLPGGAAIAGVALLNPYFWGKEPVGAEPGERWARDGLEQTWALVCGGRFGIDDPHVNPLAAPGAWRAMAGERVLVTIAGRDNFRDRAAAYAEGLRRSGWRGEVETYVTEGEVHVHFVGNPRSEKAERETDKVAEFIAGGGRG; from the coding sequence ATGGCGTCCAGGACGCGTTCCTGCACCAGGTGCCTGGCCAGCCTCGTGCTCCCCTTCCTCTTCTTCACCTCCCTCCTCTACCTGTCCACCAGGCAGCCGGTGCTCGACATCGCCGTCCGCGAGGAGGCCGCCGGCGGCAGGATGCGGCTGATCGTGGACCGCGCCGCTGCTGCCGTGGAGGCCAACGCCACTGTCACGATCACGACGGACGCGGTGGCTCAGGCCTCTGGCAGCTCTGCCGTTGCAACTGAAGATGGTGACGGCAGTTTCCTGACCGACGCGCCCCCGGCCTCCGGCGACGCCAATGTCACGAGGGATAAGGTGCAGGTGTCTGTGTCTGACGTCGCTGCCGTTGCAACTGAGGACGGTGATGCCAAGGTCGTGACCGACGCGCCCCCGGCgtccggcgccgccgctggtGACGAAGTCCGCACGGACGAGCTGAGGGCGTCGGACGACGCGGCTACCGCCGGCAGCAGCGCGAACGTCGACGACGACGCCGTCGTGTTCGACTTCCGGCCGTACGTGCTCGTGTACAAGAGCGGGCGCGTCCACCGCTTCCACGGCACGGAAACCGTCCCGCCCGGCGTGGACGCGCTCACGGGCGTCGCGTCCAAGGACGTGGCCTTCGGCACCGACACCGGCGTCAGCGCGCGGCTCTACTTGCCACCCaagagccggcgcggcgagaagaagaagaagaagctgccCGTGCTGCTCTACTTCCACGGCGGCGCGTTCGTGATCGAGTCGCCGTCCTCGCCGCTCTACCACGCGTTCCTCAACATCCTCGTCCACAAGGCGGGCGCCGTGGCCGTGTCCGTCAACTACCGCCTCGCGCCGGAGCACCCGCTCCCGGCCGCGTACGACGACGCGTGGGCGGCGCTCCAGTGGACGGTGTCCAGCTGCCTGTCGGGGCCGGAACCCTGGCTCGCCGACCACGGGGACGCCACGCGCATCTTCCTGGCCGGCGACAGCGCCGGCGGCAACATCGCCCACAACCTGGCGGTGCGAGCCGGGGCGAGGCGCCCGCTGCCCGGCGGCGCGGCCATCGCGGGCGTGGCGCTCCTGAACCCCTACTTCTGGGGCAAGGAGCCGGTGGGGGCGGAGCCCGGGGAGCGGTGGGCGCGCGACGGCCTCGAGCAGACGTGGGCGCTCGTGTGCGGCGGCAGGTTCGGCATCGACGACCCGCACGTGAACCCGCTGGCGGCGCCGGGCGCGTGGCGCGCGATGGCCGGCGAGCGCGTGTTGGTGACCATCGCCGGGCGGGACAACTTCCGGGACCGGGCCGCGGCGTACGCGGAGGGGCTGAGGAGGAGCGGCTGGCGAGGGGAGGTGGAAACGTACGTGACGGAGGGGGAGGTGCACGTGCACTTCGTGGGGAACCCGAGGAGCGAGAAGGCCGAGCGGGAGACGGACAAGGTGGCCGAGTTCATCGCCGGCGGTGGCCGTGGCTAG